CCTCCATAATAACGACCTGTGGTGATATACCAGATCGCCCAGAAGAAGAGGTTCATAACGAGGTAAACAATCAGGGAATTCTTAAAAGCTGCTCTGGATTTTGCGATCTTCCACAGCCTTTCATCCCGTTGTTGTATAGTTTCCATATGTTTAGTGGTTTAAATAGATAGGCGCGTATCTAAATATAGATAATTTTCCTGAATTATCCGGAGGGGGGGGAATTACTGCATTATCATTTCAGCAGAATAGATTAATTTTGCTTTAAGAACCTAACAGACAGACTACGAGCAATATTTAACTACCAGATCAGCGCATTACGACATTCCACGGCATTCACCCAAACTTATTGACGATTCATCACACGCAACGATATTCAAAGATTGTGTCTTAATGGTTATTTAATTGATGAAACCCAGAGCGTTTTGTTTAATAATGCACTCACCAGTCCCTGGTGATAAACTTATCCTTTATCAACAAGGACCGGTGAGCTGGTTTTTACACAAACTACTTTCGGGATTTCTCAACATCCGGCAATAGTCCTGTTAATAAACCTATCAATGGCAGATAGGCGCATAACCGGAACACATAATCTATACCCTTACTATCCGCAATATTGCCCAATACTGCGGAGCCTATACCACCCATACCGAAGGCCAGACCAAAGAAAAGGCCGGCTATCATGCCTACCTTGCCCGGTACTAACTCCTGTGCATATACTAATATTGCTGAGAAGGCTGAAGAGAGTATAACACCTATGAATATACTCAGTATGCATGTCCACATCAGATTTGCATGTGGCAGTAACAATGAGAAAGGTGCCACACCAAGAATAGAGATCCAGATCACATACTTACGGCCTATGCGGTCGCCCAGGGGGCCGCCAAAGAAGGTACCTGCTGCCACAGCAAAGAGAAATACAAACAGGTAGATCTGCGAAGCCTGTACACTTACATTGAACTTGTGCATGAGATAGAACGTATAGTAACTGGTCATGCCTGCCATGTAAAAATACTTAGAAAATACCAGTACCAGCAGGATGCCCATGGCAAAAATCACTTTTCCCTGAGACAGGTGATTGTCTGTATGCACCTGTACCTTTTTAGGTTTCAGGCGATGGGTATTTTGCTTATACCAGGAGCCGATATTGATCATCACCACGATGGCCAGAATAGCCAGTATGGAGAACCAGCTCAAACTGGATTGT
This Chitinophaga sancti DNA region includes the following protein-coding sequences:
- a CDS encoding 2TM domain-containing protein; the encoded protein is METIQQRDERLWKIAKSRAAFKNSLIVYLVMNLFFWAIWYITTGRYYGGTPWPVWPGLGWGLAIAFQYFNAFHRDPFGDTLREYERLQAEKEQRGL
- a CDS encoding MFS transporter — translated: MEKIATAKAPVQQAAERTVFSVLLALSFSHLINDAIQSLIPAIYPIVKDSLNLNFSQVGYITLTYQLTASLLQPLVGLYTDRKPQPYSLIIGMGFTLLGLVCLSQAHHFYFVLISVGLVGVGSSVFHPESSRLAHMASGGQHGLAQSLFQLGGNAGSSLGPLLAAMIIVPHGQSSLSWFSILAILAIVVMINIGSWYKQNTHRLKPKKVQVHTDNHLSQGKVIFAMGILLVLVFSKYFYMAGMTSYYTFYLMHKFNVSVQASQIYLFVFLFAVAAGTFFGGPLGDRIGRKYVIWISILGVAPFSLLLPHANLMWTCILSIFIGVILSSAFSAILVYAQELVPGKVGMIAGLFFGLAFGMGGIGSAVLGNIADSKGIDYVFRLCAYLPLIGLLTGLLPDVEKSRK